The sequence GCCAAATCCACAACATGAATATAATCACGCACGCCCGTACCATCTTCCGTTGGATAATCATGACCATAAATCGATAATTTTTCACGGCGACCTACAGCCACTTGTGTTACATAAGGCATTAAATTATTTGGAATATCTTGCGGGTCTTCACCAATTTGTCCACTGGCATGAGCCCCAACTGGATTAAAATATCGCAATAATGCCACTGACCAACGCTCATCAGTCTGTGCGGTTTTTTGTAAAATTTGCTCACAAATCAACTTAGTATAGCCATAATTATTACTTGGCATACCTGTTGGCATATCTTCATTCAGTGGTGAAATATTCGCTTCATCATACACTGTTGCTGATGAACTAAATACAATAGTATAAACCCCTGCACGTTGCATGGCTTTCACTAATTGCACCGTACCAGAAATATTATTTTCAAAATAAATCAACGGTTTTTGCTGACTTTCGCCCACTGCTTTTAAACCTGCAAAATGAATCACCGCATCTATTTTGTGTTTTTGGAAAATATCATCCAATAATTCAGCATCTAAAATATCGCCACGCACAAATGTTAGCGTTTTGCCTGTAATCTGTTCTACACGTTGTAATGACACCTCACTACTATTGGATAAATTATCCACCACAACCACATCATGCCCTGCGTTTAATAATTCTACGCAAGTATGCGAGCCAATATAACCCGCTCCACCTGTGACTAAAATATTAGCCATGACTTTTCTCCAAAAATAATTTTAATAAGCCTTGTGTTGAGCTATCTAATGCGGATAAATCATCGTGCGTGCGGTTTAAAATCGGTAAAATTTGATTGGCGATTTCTTTACCTTTTTCCACGCCCCATTGGTCAAATGGATTGATATTCCACATCACCGATTGTACAAACACTTTATGTTCATACAAGGCAATCAACATTCCCAAACTATATGGATTTAACTCTTTTAATAAAATGGTACTACTTGGTTGATTACCTGCATATTGTTTATATTCTGGCAAGTTCCGCAACTCATTGGCATCGAGTGCCTGATTACCAAAAGCCAATAAACGAGATTGAGCCAAACAATTTGAAATGGCTAAGTGATGTTGTTCGGCTAAGGCTTCAGCATTTTCCGCATAAGTGTATTGTTGAGCATTATATCGGCGAATTGGTGCGATAAAATCACAACTCACCGCCTGCGTGCCTTGATGCAACAACTGATAAAAAGCGTGTTGAGCATTCGGTCCGACATCGCCCCAAATAATCGGACAAGTGCCATAATTCACTTTATCATGATTACGTTGAATGGATTTACCATTGGATTCCATTTCCAACTGTTGCAGATACGGTGCAAAATATTTTAAACGTCCATCATACGGTAAAATGGCATGGGTTTGCATATTGAGAAAATTGCTATTCCAAATCCCGATTAACGCCATCAACACAGGAATATTATGGCGAAAATCTGCCGTACGGAAATGTTGGTCTATCGCATACGCCCCAGCTAAAAATTGCTTAAACCCTTCCACACCAATGGTTAGCATAATCGGTAAACCAATACCCGACCACAAGGAATAACGACCGCCAACCCAATCCCACAATAAAAAGCGATTTTGTGGTGCAATACCCCAATCTGCCATTTTATCAACACGAGTAGAAATACCAATAAAATGATTTTTTAATACCGCAGGACGTTGCCCAAGAGATTTTTCCAACCATAAACGCACCGTTTGTGCATTGGATAAAGTATCAATCGTACCAAATGATTTTGATGAAATAATAAACAACGTAGTTTCTGGACGTAACTGATGCAATAAATCTGATAATTGGCTACCGTCCATCGTGGATACAAAATGTACATTCAACGTTTTGGCGGTTTTTTGTTTAAAATCCGACAATGCGGTGCTTGCCATCAACGGTCCTAAATCTGAACCGCCCACGCCAATATTGACCACATCTTGAATCACTTCACCAGTCGCCCCACGAGCCTGACCTGCATGAATTTTATTCACCAATTCATACAAACGTTCCAGTTGAGCGTGAACTTTTTCCACCAAATCGGGAAATTCTTGATTATCGGCAGGTAAACGCAATGCCCAGTGCATCGCTGCCCGTTTTTCGGTATAGTTAATCGCTTCAGTTGAAAATAAACATTCTATCCATGTGGATAAATCTTGTTGTCTGGCACTTTCCAACAATTCATTTAATACATCTTCATTGACACGTTGTTTACTATAATCAAAAATTAAACCGTTTAAATTCAAACTATAATCTTGAAAGCGATTCTTATGTTGGGCAAATAATTCAGTTAAATGCACATAGTGCATCTGTTGAGCCATACGATACAGATTTTGAATTTCAGGATTGGTTTTAATCATTCTCGTCCTACTCCCATATACACTAAACCTTGTAAACGCATGAAATATGGGTCATAAATATTGCGTCCATCTAAAATCAACGGATGTTTCATTTTATGTTTTAATTGTTGAAAATCTGGGCTGTAATACTCTTTCCATGCAGTCATCACACACAACGCATCGGCATTTTCTATCGCTTGATAAGCATCGGTACAAAGGATTAAATTCTCTTTTGAGCCATAATGTTGTTCAATCACCATTAAGGCTTGCGGGTCGTGCAGTTGCACAGTTGCCCCTTGTGCAAATAAGGCATCTAATAACACTAAGGTTGGCGAATATTCAATGCGAGCAGTATTTTCTTTGAACGATGCTCCCCAAATGGCAATGGTGCGTCCGTGTAAATCACCTTGATAATATTGCCATAATTTGCGGAATAACACTTCTTTTTGTGCTTCGTTAATCTGCCACACTTGCTCCAATAGGCGGCTTTTTGCCCCTGTATTGGACACGGTATTGGCTAAAGTTAAGACATCATTGCAGAAATTTTCACCACCAAAGCCCACACCAGCCGATAAATATACCGAACCAATGCGATTATCCGCCCCTAAACCTTGCTGAACATTAAGAATATCAATGCCTAATTTTTCAGCAACTTGAGCCAAATCATTCATATAACTGATACGAGTTGCCAACATTCCAGAAATGCTCAATTTGGTAAATTCAGCATCTAAAATCGGCATCATCAAAAATTGTTGGCTTAATGGGAAAAATGGACGCAATAATTCTTGCATCAAACGCTGTACACGGTCTTGCTCTTGTTGCACACCGATAATGATTTGTTTTAATTGCACAAAACTGGAAATCGCTCGTCCTTCTTGAATAATATCAGGCAGATATGCCCAATCATCTTTAGGTGCGAATTGGCTTAAATGATGCGTGGCATTTAAACCAAAAGTACAACCGTTAATCATCAATTTTGGACGCACTTCAACACGGTCAGCCAAATGACGAATGTATTGCTCGGCAAGCGATTTTTCCGACACATTTAAGGCGAAAAAATAAACATCTGTCTGTAATGGCACATCATCTAAACTGCCAATCGTCAGCTGTTCTTTGTTGGCTTGGGAGACTAAGAGCTGATTGAGTTGCTCATCAGCGACATATTGCACCAAGTCATCGTGTGGCGTTTCCACACACCAAAATACTTGATGCCCTGATTCTGCCCATAGCCCTGCCATCACGCCTGCGTAGAGCGTTTGTCCAAAAATTGCGATTTTCATAATTTACCTATAACTAATAAGATATTGATATATTTATCAATATCTTATCTTTTAAATCACCAATCTATCAGGCATACACAGCTCGAATTAAACGATTAATGACTTGTTTTTCCTTAGCGTTTGTTTGTAATTGAGCTAAAATTTGCAAGACATCATCATCAAATAACTCATTGATATTTAAGTTATTTGACTGTTGTGCCAATGCTTCATCTCGGGCTTTATTTGCTTTATATTTTTGCAAAATTTTAGGTTCTACCGCTTTTGCTCGAGACATTTCAAACTGTTGATAATAACTGACTAAATCATCATGCATTTTGGTACTCCTTAACTTGTTGAGCAGTTGGCTTAAAGGCGATAATAATCGTAATGCTATCTTCATCAGACTCAAACCATACCACTGTTAATAACCGCCCTTGATTGGTCATACCTATCGTAATCATGCGTAATTCATCATAATCAAAACGGTCATCAACCATACTATAATGCAAGGCATCATTAAATACTGAAATCACTTCATCGAAATCAATATTTCTATCATCATACACCAATTTATATTTATTGTCATTCCAATAAAAATAAATCCCATGTTTAAATTTGACTGGCATATGAACTCTACATTACAACTTTAATTCACGAATTAACTGTTTAAAATCATCGCCTAATTTTTGATGTTCCACGCCATAATGCAACACTGCTTTGAGATAGCCCAATTTACTACCACAATCAAAAGTTTGCCCTTGCATACGATAGGCTTCCACACTGTCGGTTTGTTGGAGCATGGCGATGGCATCGGTGAGTTGAATTTCATTGCCTGCACCTTTTGGCGTTTGTTCTAATAAATTCATAATCTTAGCAGGTAAAATATAGCGACCTACCACAGATAAATTTGATGGAGCTTCACCAATGTTTGGTTTTTCTACAATCCCTCGCATGATGATACTTTGACCTTCTGCAGGTATGTCTGCCACATCAACAATACCATACTGATTCACCATATCATCTGGCACAGATTCAACCATAATTTGAGCTGAATTAGACTGTTGATAACGCTCAATCATACACGCTAAATCATTCTTAGCAGTTGTATTTTTCACCAATACATCGGGCAATAACACCGCAAAATCATCATCACCCACCACCGATTTTGCACATAATACCGCATGACCTAAACCCAATGGTTTTGGCTGACGCACACTCACAATACTCACATTTGACGGAATAATTTCGGTAATTTCCGCCAATAAATCAAACTTTTTCTTTTCGGTCAATGTTGTTTCTAATTCAAAATGGCTATCAAAATAGTTTTCAATCGCACTTTTTGATGAATGTGTTACCAAGATAATCTGCTCTATGCCTGCTTGAACCGCTTCACGCACCACATATTCAATCGCAGGTCTATCGACCACTGTAACCATCTCTTTGGGAATAGACTTGCTCGCAGGTAAAAAACGGGTTCCTAAACCTGCAACTGGGAGTATCGCTTTCTTAATCATCATTATCTCTAATATTTTTTACATGGTCATGTTATCTCATGAACTTTATGCATAATACATCTAAATACAACAAAATTCATAAAATAAAGCTTATGTGTGTATTTTACACAAGTTTTTTCATCATCAAACTTAACTTATTAAACTAACAATTGCTCCAACATCAATTCATAAATATCGGTCAATTTTTCTAAATCAGCCACATCAACGTGTTCATCAATTTGATGAATGGTTGCATTTAACACACCCAACTCTAAAACTTCCGCTCCAGTTGGTGCAATAAAACGTCCATCAGATGTACCGCCACTGGTCGAAAGTTGTGCATCAGTTCCTGTTACTTGTTTAATCGCTTGTTTTGTAACATTCACTAATTGCCCAACAGGTGTTAAAAATGGCAAACCTGATAATGTCCATTGTAATGAATATTTAACCAGATGTTTATCTAAAATCGCTTGTACACGCTGTTTCAACTCATCAGCAGTAACTTCTGTTGAATAGCGAAAATTAAACATCACTTGCATACTATCAGGAATGACATTACCAGCCCCAGTCCCTGCATTGATGTTCGAAATTTGGAATGAAGTCGCAGGAAAATATTCATTACCATTATCCCACACCGTTGCACATAACTCAGCAATCGCTTGACTAGCTTGATGAATCGGATTATCAGCCAAATGTGGATAAGCTACATGACCTTGCTTGCCCTGCACCGTCAATACACCACTCAACGAGCCACGGCGACCATTTTTAATCACATCTCCCAAAGTATGTGTACTCGATGGCTCTCCAACCAAACACCATGTAATTTTTTCTTGACGAGTTTCTAAAGTTTCGATCACTTTTACTGTACCGTGTGTTGCCACACCTTCTTCATCAGACGTAATCAAATAAGCAATTGAACCTTTATGATTTGGATATTTTGCCACAAAACGTTCTGTTGCAATGGTAAAGGCAGCAATTGCAGTTTTCATATCTGCACTACCACGTCCATATAATTTACCATCACGCACTTGAGGTTCAAATGGCGGAGATTGCCATGCTGATAAGTCGCCTGTTGGCACAACATCAGTATGTCCTGCAAAACAAAATACTGGACTTTCTGTCCCACGTCTTGCCCATAAATTATCCACATCAGCAAAACGCATAGGTTCAATATTAAAGCCGATTTTTGCTAAACGTTGTGCAATAATTTGCTGACAATTATGATCATTTGGTGTAACCGATGGTTGTTGTAATAATTGTAAACTTAAATCTAAAGTTGCATTTGACATTGCATTTATCTCTCATTAACGATGGAATAAACGTGCTTTATCACGTTGCCAATCACGGTCTTTTTCACTTGCACGCTTATCATGCAATTGCTTACCTTTTACTAAAACAATTTCTAACTTAACCAAATGTCCTTTCCAATAACACGCTAATGGCACACAAGAATAGCCTTTTTGATTGACTGCTCCCATCAATTTATCTAACTCTCTGCGTGATAACAATAATTTGCGTGTACGTGTTGCTTCTGCAACCACATGTGTCGATGCTGATAATAACGGCTGAATTTGTGCACCAAATAAAAATGCTTCACCATTTTTAAAAATCACATAGCTTTCGACCAAACTCATTCGCCCAGCACGCAATGATTTGACTTCCCAACCTTGTAAAGACATTCCAGCTTCAAATTTTTCTTCAATAAAATAATCATGTCTAGCACGTTTATTTTGTGCAATCGTACCGCCAGATGATTTTTTTACCACTTTTGCTTTTGTCATCATTACACTCTGATGTATCGTAAAATAAAGTACATTGTCGCATATTTAGCAAAAAATCGCTAGACTGAAAAAATTAACATTTCTCTCAATTTTTGTTAAAATACGCATTTTAAAATTTTCAATAGAGTTATCCTATGTCCAAAACTCGTGTCATCTATCCTGGTACCTTTGACCCTATAACCAACGGTCATGTTGATATTGTCAATCGTGCAAGTAAAATGTTTGATGAAGTTGTGATTGCCATTGCCATTGGACATCATAAAAAGCCTTTATTTAGCCTAGATGAACGCATAGAATTGGTTAAACAGTCCACACAACATTTACATAATATTGAAATTGTTGGTTTTGATGGTTTACTCATTGATTTATTTAAACAACAAAATGCAACAGCAGTGGTGCGTGGCTTAAGAGCAATTTCTGATTTTGAATATGAGTTTCAACTTGCTAATATGAACCGCCAATTATCGGCAGAATATGAAGTCATTTTCTTTACTCCTGCTGAACAATATTCATTTATTTCATCAACTTTAGTGCGGGAAATTGCACGTTTACAAGGTGATGTTAGTAAATTTGTACCACCTGTGGTTGAACAAGCCTTTATTGAAAAGTTTAAATCATTATAATGTTGAATTAAAAGGCAAAATTGTGGCTTTATATATTACTGAAGAATGTATTAATTGTGATGTGTGCGAACCTGTCTGCCCAAATGAAGCCATTTTTATGGGGGAAGAAATTTATCAAATTCACCCAGAATTATGCACCGAATGTGTTGGACATTTTGATGAGCCACAATGTGCTTTATTTTGCCCTGTTGATTGCATTCCAAGAGACCCTGCCTATTTAGAAACTAAAGCAGAATTATTAGAAAAATATCAGCAATTGATGGCAAATAAGACATCATAGACAAATACTACTATCTGCCTATGATACAAACTAAGATTGACTTAACATCGCTTGACGTAAGGTTTGATTAATTAACGTTTGATAGCCACGCTCGCCAGCTTGATTTTTAAAAAATTCAATAATATCTGGATCTAAAGCAATGCTAATACGTTGCTTTTTAAGCGTTTTTTTTCACTTGACGTTGCCATGTTGCTTTATCAACAGGCTTACCAGCAACCTTAAAAACTGCACGGTCAATATCCTCTTGCGTAAATTCAGGATAATCATCAAAGGTTTCTTTAGCTTCATCCCAAATAAATTGCATAACATATCACTTGTTATCAATAATATATATCATTATACATATTTATTAAACGAACTCAAGTGAAAAAACACTATCCCAACCTAGTAAAATCCATTATAATATCGTCTGAAGTGAACTAGACGATCGCTGTTGTGGAGATCTCCGTGATTGAAACAAGAGAGGAAAGTCCGGGCTTTATAGGGCAAAAGTGCTAGGTAACGCCTAGGCAGTGTGAACTGACGGAAAGTGCAACAGAAAGTAAACCGCCGTGTAAACGGTAAGGGTGAAACGGCGAGGTAAGAGCTCACCGCATGACTGGCAACAGGACATGGCATGGTAAACCCCACTTAAAGCAAGACCAAATAGAAATCCAATGGTGCGGCCCGTACTGGATTTGGGTAGGTTGCTGGAGCGTATGAGTGATTGTACGCCTAGATGAATGATCGTCCTTGACAGAACCCGGCTTATCGGTTCACTTTTATTTTTTGCTGAATAATTAAACACTTAAAATAATCTAACAAGTTTTAATAAAAATTAAACTTGACAATCTCCATTGAAAATAGCATAATACGTTCCACAAGTTTAAGGCTATGTAGCTCAGTTGGTTAGAGCACAGCACTCATAATGCTGGGGTCACAGGTTCAAGTCCAGTCATAGCCACCATTTTATAAGTTCATACCTCTCCGTATGAACTTTTTTTTATTTAATTTTGTGTATCATAAAAAATTAAACGGCTATAATCACAAGCCGTTTAGATATTTAATTAAGCCTTAGGAAGTGTAACGCCTGTTTGTCCTTGATATTTTCCACCCCTATCTTTATAAGATGTTTCACACACTTCATCACTTTCAAAAAATAGCATTTGTGCTACACCCTCACCTGCATAAATACGTGCTGGCAAATTAGTCGTATTTGAAAATTCTAAAGTAACATGACCCTCCCATTCTGGCTCAAGTGGTGTAACATTGACAATAATACCACAACGTGCATAAGTCGATTTACCTAAACATACAGTGAGAACATTTCGTGGGATACGGAAATATTCAACCGTACGAGCTAAGGCAAATGAATTCGGCGGAATAATACATTCATCACCCACAATATCAATAAAGCTACGTTCATCAAAATTTTTAGGATCAACAATTGCTGAATGTACATTGGTAAAAACCTTAAACTCCCTTGCACAACGTACATCATAACCATAGCTAGATACACCATAAGACACGATTTTATTACCTGTTTCATTTACTCTTACTTGCTGTGGAGCAAAAGGCTCAATCATGCCATATTGTTCGCTCATTTCACGAATCCAACGATCCGATTTTATACTCATAAAATATTACCTTAATATTGATATTGAGTATTATTTTACAATAAAATAACCTTAAAAACATATTTTTATTTTGGGAAATCTGTTATAAAATGGTATGATATAGCTATTTTTATCAATATGATGAATTGTATTAGGATTTGCTATGGCAGCTTTACCATCATTAAGACAACTTTCTTATCTCGTAACTTTATCTGAAACTTTACACTTTACAGAAGCAGCTCGCCGTTCATTCGTTACCCAATCGACTTTATCAGGTGGTATCATGGAATTAGAGCGTTTATTAGGTGGAGTTTTAGTTGAGCGAGACCGACAAAATGTCCGTCTTACACCTCTTGGAGAAGAAGTCGTTGATCGTGCAAGAGTACTGTTAGCAGATGCTCAAGACTTAATGCGACTTAGCCGTGAAATGAGTGAG comes from Moraxella sp. ZY210820 and encodes:
- the pgi gene encoding glucose-6-phosphate isomerase, which produces MIKTNPEIQNLYRMAQQMHYVHLTELFAQHKNRFQDYSLNLNGLIFDYSKQRVNEDVLNELLESARQQDLSTWIECLFSTEAINYTEKRAAMHWALRLPADNQEFPDLVEKVHAQLERLYELVNKIHAGQARGATGEVIQDVVNIGVGGSDLGPLMASTALSDFKQKTAKTLNVHFVSTMDGSQLSDLLHQLRPETTLFIISSKSFGTIDTLSNAQTVRLWLEKSLGQRPAVLKNHFIGISTRVDKMADWGIAPQNRFLLWDWVGGRYSLWSGIGLPIMLTIGVEGFKQFLAGAYAIDQHFRTADFRHNIPVLMALIGIWNSNFLNMQTHAILPYDGRLKYFAPYLQQLEMESNGKSIQRNHDKVNYGTCPIIWGDVGPNAQHAFYQLLHQGTQAVSCDFIAPIRRYNAQQYTYAENAEALAEQHHLAISNCLAQSRLLAFGNQALDANELRNLPEYKQYAGNQPSSTILLKELNPYSLGMLIALYEHKVFVQSVMWNINPFDQWGVEKGKEIANQILPILNRTHDDLSALDSSTQGLLKLFLEKSHG
- a CDS encoding nucleotide sugar dehydrogenase, whose amino-acid sequence is MKIAIFGQTLYAGVMAGLWAESGHQVFWCVETPHDDLVQYVADEQLNQLLVSQANKEQLTIGSLDDVPLQTDVYFFALNVSEKSLAEQYIRHLADRVEVRPKLMINGCTFGLNATHHLSQFAPKDDWAYLPDIIQEGRAISSFVQLKQIIIGVQQEQDRVQRLMQELLRPFFPLSQQFLMMPILDAEFTKLSISGMLATRISYMNDLAQVAEKLGIDILNVQQGLGADNRIGSVYLSAGVGFGGENFCNDVLTLANTVSNTGAKSRLLEQVWQINEAQKEVLFRKLWQYYQGDLHGRTIAIWGASFKENTARIEYSPTLVLLDALFAQGATVQLHDPQALMVIEQHYGSKENLILCTDAYQAIENADALCVMTAWKEYYSPDFQQLKHKMKHPLILDGRNIYDPYFMRLQGLVYMGVGRE
- a CDS encoding BrnT family toxin gives rise to the protein MPVKFKHGIYFYWNDNKYKLVYDDRNIDFDEVISVFNDALHYSMVDDRFDYDELRMITIGMTNQGRLLTVVWFESDEDSITIIIAFKPTAQQVKEYQNA
- a CDS encoding YfhL family 4Fe-4S dicluster ferredoxin, producing the protein MALYITEECINCDVCEPVCPNEAIFMGEEIYQIHPELCTECVGHFDEPQCALFCPVDCIPRDPAYLETKAELLEKYQQLMANKTS
- the coaD gene encoding pantetheine-phosphate adenylyltransferase yields the protein MSKTRVIYPGTFDPITNGHVDIVNRASKMFDEVVIAIAIGHHKKPLFSLDERIELVKQSTQHLHNIEIVGFDGLLIDLFKQQNATAVVRGLRAISDFEYEFQLANMNRQLSAEYEVIFFTPAEQYSFISSTLVREIARLQGDVSKFVPPVVEQAFIEKFKSL
- a CDS encoding BrnA antitoxin family protein, translating into MSIALDPDIIEFFKNQAGERGYQTLINQTLRQAMLSQS
- the dcd gene encoding dCTP deaminase, with the translated sequence MSIKSDRWIREMSEQYGMIEPFAPQQVRVNETGNKIVSYGVSSYGYDVRCAREFKVFTNVHSAIVDPKNFDERSFIDIVGDECIIPPNSFALARTVEYFRIPRNVLTVCLGKSTYARCGIIVNVTPLEPEWEGHVTLEFSNTTNLPARIYAGEGVAQMLFFESDEVCETSYKDRGGKYQGQTGVTLPKA
- the dapE gene encoding succinyl-diaminopimelate desuccinylase codes for the protein MSNATLDLSLQLLQQPSVTPNDHNCQQIIAQRLAKIGFNIEPMRFADVDNLWARRGTESPVFCFAGHTDVVPTGDLSAWQSPPFEPQVRDGKLYGRGSADMKTAIAAFTIATERFVAKYPNHKGSIAYLITSDEEGVATHGTVKVIETLETRQEKITWCLVGEPSSTHTLGDVIKNGRRGSLSGVLTVQGKQGHVAYPHLADNPIHQASQAIAELCATVWDNGNEYFPATSFQISNINAGTGAGNVIPDSMQVMFNFRYSTEVTADELKQRVQAILDKHLVKYSLQWTLSGLPFLTPVGQLVNVTKQAIKQVTGTDAQLSTSGGTSDGRFIAPTGAEVLELGVLNATIHQIDEHVDVADLEKLTDIYELMLEQLLV
- the galE gene encoding UDP-glucose 4-epimerase GalE, whose product is MANILVTGGAGYIGSHTCVELLNAGHDVVVVDNLSNSSEVSLQRVEQITGKTLTFVRGDILDAELLDDIFQKHKIDAVIHFAGLKAVGESQQKPLIYFENNISGTVQLVKAMQRAGVYTIVFSSSATVYDEANISPLNEDMPTGMPSNNYGYTKLICEQILQKTAQTDERWSVALLRYFNPVGAHASGQIGEDPQDIPNNLMPYVTQVAVGRREKLSIYGHDYPTEDGTGVRDYIHVVDLANAHLFALNYRLQHSGCRAWNIGTGNGYSVLQIKNTFEQVNGVEIPFEFAPRRAGDVAISFANPQRAKDELNWQAQFGLTEMLRDSWNWQKNNPNGYRE
- the galU gene encoding UTP--glucose-1-phosphate uridylyltransferase GalU, producing the protein MIKKAILPVAGLGTRFLPASKSIPKEMVTVVDRPAIEYVVREAVQAGIEQIILVTHSSKSAIENYFDSHFELETTLTEKKKFDLLAEITEIIPSNVSIVSVRQPKPLGLGHAVLCAKSVVGDDDFAVLLPDVLVKNTTAKNDLACMIERYQQSNSAQIMVESVPDDMVNQYGIVDVADIPAEGQSIIMRGIVEKPNIGEAPSNLSVVGRYILPAKIMNLLEQTPKGAGNEIQLTDAIAMLQQTDSVEAYRMQGQTFDCGSKLGYLKAVLHYGVEHQKLGDDFKQLIRELKL
- the smpB gene encoding SsrA-binding protein SmpB, which encodes MTKAKVVKKSSGGTIAQNKRARHDYFIEEKFEAGMSLQGWEVKSLRAGRMSLVESYVIFKNGEAFLFGAQIQPLLSASTHVVAEATRTRKLLLSRRELDKLMGAVNQKGYSCVPLACYWKGHLVKLEIVLVKGKQLHDKRASEKDRDWQRDKARLFHR